One genomic window of Deinococcus peraridilitoris DSM 19664 includes the following:
- a CDS encoding IS630 family transposase (programmed frameshift), whose amino-acid sequence MASWQPSKYSRVQLEERRLAALEWLQASTATYKEIAEHFGVSVKTVSSWKERLKKNGTLQATVAQGRTPFLTQEQHDQVRTLLREGPLAHGFPDDTWTTPRVRELIGRNLNVWYHRDHVRKLLHALGFTPQKPDGRAVERNDQRIMTWVEQVHPELKKKVAEGATLVYLDEVGFAMKGVRRRTWSTRGVTPLVRLPANWDKLSTIGAITSGGHFFQNTKKGAMCSSDVIRFFTHLLSKVKGQVIVVLDNAGIHGAKQVQAFVDSKERLSLVYLPPYAPELNPIELVWAYVKRNVLGNFCARTVKELKARLAAAWQRVRYVELPSKLMTSNQCRVQ is encoded by the exons ATGGCCAGTTGGCAACCCAGCAAATACAGCCGCGTACAGCTCGAAGAGCGACGACTGGCGGCCCTGGAATGGCTGCAAGCAAGCACCGCCACATACAAAGAAATCGCTGAACACTTCGGTGTCTCGGTCAAAACCGTCTCCAGCTGGAAGGAACGCCTCAAGAAAAACGGTACCCTTCAAGCCACGGTGGCCCAAGGACGCACACCCTTCCTGACCCAGGAGCAGCACGACCAGGTGCGGACACTGCTGCGAGAAGGACCGCTGGCGCATGGCTTTCCTGATGACACCTGGACCACGCCCCGCGTGCGAGAACTGATCGGCCGGAATCTGAACGTCTGGTATCACCGGGACCATGTCCGGAAACTGCTGCACGCCTTGGGGTTCACTCCACAGAAACCCGATGGGCGTGCAGTCGAGCGCAACGATCAGCGGATCATGACCTGGGTGGAACAAGTCCACCCGGAGTTG AAAAAAAAGGTGGCTGAGGGCGCAACACTGGTCTACCTCGACGAGGTGGGCTTCGCAATGAAGGGGGTGAGACGACGCACTTGGAGCACCCGAGGTGTAACCCCCCTGGTGCGGTTACCAGCGAACTGGGACAAGCTCTCCACCATCGGAGCCATCACCTCTGGAGGGCACTTTTTCCAGAACACCAAGAAGGGCGCCATGTGCAGCAGTGACGTCATCCGCTTTTTCACGCACCTATTGAGCAAGGTCAAAGGTCAGGTCATCGTCGTGCTGGACAATGCAGGCATTCACGGAGCCAAACAGGTTCAGGCGTTCGTGGACAGCAAAGAGCGCCTATCCTTGGTGTATTTGCCGCCGTATGCCCCTGAGTTGAACCCGATCGAGTTGGTGTGGGCGTACGTAAAACGCAACGTGCTGGGTAACTTCTGCGCCAGAACGGTGAAGGAGTTGAAGGCGAGGCTTGCTGCCGCATGGCAACGTGTGCGTTACGTAGAGCTGCCAAGCAAGCTGATGACCTCCAACCAATGCCGGGTTCAATAA
- a CDS encoding S8 family peptidase: MLAEKLAKRGIKGKVEVPDQATANLYSLALDYENGVDVSTGVNYVMHATASGSALEHRSSSTSFMQPKNDWWNGPSTGNVLPAWEKSGASGAGVNVAIIDTGFTPRDWDMTAYDPITYGGWRFVYEYDFGQRDYDVSADSTGDVNANGVSWHGHGAAAVALAAQNNHYGTSGIAPDATPFLFRIGRGVGNLLSYYDAGWAVDTAVAWGADVINMSFSTLTPGGAGVPNTYLGAALQRSDNARVINVAAMGNDNRYTDNNRYPWFLYPVPAVWPTVIGVGATTWNNTRASYSNFGPAVDIWAPAEVLNVGPSPLGWASCYSTATRCSDRAGAVETYNGTSAAAPFISGTMAMMKQRFPNMSRKNALDILNQTVKRNTTDGNVNGAGLIDVGEAVWWAYGYGYLCTYNKNC; this comes from the coding sequence GTGCTCGCCGAGAAGCTGGCCAAGCGTGGCATCAAAGGGAAAGTAGAAGTTCCCGATCAAGCAACGGCGAACCTGTACAGCCTGGCGCTCGACTACGAGAACGGTGTGGATGTCAGTACCGGCGTGAACTACGTCATGCATGCCACAGCCAGCGGTAGTGCGCTTGAACACCGCTCGTCCAGCACCTCATTTATGCAGCCAAAAAATGATTGGTGGAATGGTCCGAGCACCGGGAACGTACTCCCTGCTTGGGAGAAGTCGGGCGCTTCAGGTGCAGGCGTGAATGTGGCCATCATCGACACGGGCTTTACTCCACGGGACTGGGACATGACTGCTTACGACCCCATCACGTACGGAGGCTGGCGCTTCGTGTACGAGTATGACTTCGGACAGAGAGATTATGACGTATCAGCTGACAGTACTGGTGATGTGAATGCTAACGGCGTTTCCTGGCACGGACATGGTGCGGCGGCTGTCGCACTCGCTGCCCAGAACAACCACTACGGCACATCAGGCATCGCCCCAGATGCTACCCCATTCCTATTCCGGATTGGTCGTGGCGTCGGCAATCTCCTCAGCTACTATGACGCAGGCTGGGCTGTTGACACTGCCGTAGCGTGGGGTGCCGACGTCATCAATATGTCGTTCAGCACCTTAACCCCTGGCGGAGCCGGAGTCCCAAACACCTACCTCGGTGCTGCCCTGCAGCGCTCGGACAACGCTCGGGTCATCAATGTCGCAGCAATGGGAAACGACAATCGTTATACCGATAACAACAGATATCCATGGTTTTTATACCCGGTGCCAGCAGTTTGGCCAACCGTGATTGGGGTTGGAGCTACGACATGGAACAACACCAGAGCCTCTTACTCCAATTTTGGCCCTGCTGTTGACATCTGGGCGCCCGCCGAAGTGCTCAACGTTGGTCCGAGCCCTCTGGGCTGGGCTTCATGCTATTCCACAGCCACCCGATGCAGTGATCGAGCTGGCGCAGTTGAGACGTACAACGGGACCTCAGCCGCTGCCCCCTTCATTTCAGGAACGATGGCTATGATGAAACAGCGATTTCCGAATATGAGCCGAAAGAATGCTCTGGATATTCTGAATCAGACAGTCAAGCGGAATACGACAGATGGCAATGTGAACGGTGCTGGCCTTATCGATGTGGGAGAAGCTGTATGGTGGGCCTACGGATATGGGTATCTGTGCACTTATAACAAAAACTGTTAA
- a CDS encoding M42 family metallopeptidase — MLTLTELRERLRILCDIDAISGDERPMLRYLRQQLQGRVDDFSIDVAGNAYAVKRAAEPGPTVLIAAHTDEIGLMVKSIEPGGFVRFEKIGGVIDSLLPARMVRVKGVQGVIGVKAGHYQTEHERTQGHTASNLYLDLGCASAAEVAALGVRVGDPIAFVSPLLEVGAQQHLVAGKAVDNRVGCALLLELALRFTPEAGTVVLAFTSQEEVGLKGAKLAAERFRPDLALALDTMPTGDTPDMSEHRDLNVRLGSGPALQVMAGAGGRANLLHPGVKDFLLNVAQQRQVPLQVCTFSGGSNDSASMAWAALGVAAGSLTIPRRYSHSPVELLDLRDALGALSILSGVLECLPDLPDFSFLARDT, encoded by the coding sequence ATGCTGACCCTCACGGAATTACGCGAACGCCTGCGGATCCTCTGCGACATCGACGCCATCTCCGGCGATGAACGCCCCATGCTGCGCTATCTGCGCCAGCAGCTTCAAGGTCGCGTGGATGACTTCAGCATCGACGTCGCCGGGAATGCCTACGCCGTGAAACGCGCTGCCGAACCCGGTCCGACGGTTCTGATCGCCGCGCACACGGACGAGATCGGTTTGATGGTCAAAAGCATCGAACCGGGCGGCTTCGTGCGCTTCGAGAAGATCGGCGGGGTGATTGACAGCCTGCTGCCCGCCCGGATGGTCCGGGTGAAAGGCGTGCAGGGCGTGATTGGCGTGAAAGCCGGGCACTATCAGACGGAACACGAACGCACGCAAGGACACACAGCCAGTAATCTGTACCTTGATTTGGGGTGTGCGAGTGCCGCGGAAGTCGCCGCACTCGGCGTGCGTGTCGGTGATCCGATCGCGTTCGTGAGTCCGCTGTTGGAAGTCGGCGCTCAGCAGCATCTGGTGGCGGGGAAAGCGGTGGATAACCGCGTGGGGTGCGCGTTGCTGCTGGAGCTGGCGTTGCGCTTCACTCCAGAGGCAGGGACGGTGGTGCTGGCCTTCACTTCCCAGGAGGAAGTCGGGCTGAAAGGCGCGAAACTCGCCGCGGAACGCTTTCGTCCGGACCTGGCGCTGGCGCTGGATACCATGCCGACCGGGGACACGCCGGACATGAGTGAGCACCGCGATCTGAACGTCCGCCTGGGAAGCGGGCCGGCGTTGCAGGTCATGGCAGGCGCGGGGGGCCGGGCGAACCTGCTGCATCCGGGCGTGAAGGATTTTCTGTTGAACGTCGCGCAGCAGCGGCAGGTGCCCCTACAGGTGTGCACCTTCAGTGGCGGGTCGAATGACTCGGCGTCGATGGCGTGGGCGGCGCTCGGCGTCGCGGCGGGCTCCTTGACGATTCCTCGGCGGTACTCGCACTCCCCGGTGGAACTGCTGGATTTGCGCGACGCGCTGGGCGCGCTGAGCATCCTGTCGGGCGTGCTGGAATGCTTGCCTGACCTGCCGGACTTCTCGTTTCTGGCCCGTGACACGTAG
- a CDS encoding MFS transporter has protein sequence MTPPTASPDAFAALRFADFQRLIASSASASFAGQAFSVVIGYQVYQLTGSALALGLLGLATALPTLSLALLGGHYADRLDRRRILLVTRALLVLSGLAFAVLSLSGSATSVVLLFALVILMGFARGFGDPASSAFETRIVPPGAYVNASAWLGSVGQAAGILGPILGGVILAQFGASSTYLLMAALYGVSWLALWRIPRIPPAAPAGRDGVRASIGAGLRFVVRDQVLFGSMALDLLAVLFGGAIALLPIFATDLLAVGPSGLGVLLAAPSVGALVVMLWMTRFPPLRHTGRWLVLSVALFGVAMIVFAVSRVFWLSWLALAFSGAFDGVNMLIRRAIVRTRTPDDMRGRVGAVSLVFIGTSNEIGALESGVASHFLGVVRATVFGGLVTLAIAAGAGWRWQELTAWELEQEYKRHATSEAQPA, from the coding sequence ATGACCCCACCCACCGCCTCACCTGACGCCTTCGCGGCCCTTCGTTTCGCGGACTTCCAGCGGCTGATCGCGTCTTCCGCCAGCGCGTCCTTCGCCGGACAGGCCTTCTCCGTGGTGATCGGGTACCAGGTGTACCAGCTCACGGGCAGTGCGCTCGCACTTGGTCTGCTGGGGCTCGCCACCGCCCTGCCCACCCTGAGTCTCGCGCTGCTCGGCGGACATTACGCCGACCGGCTCGACCGGCGCCGTATCCTGCTCGTCACGCGCGCCCTGTTGGTCCTGAGCGGCCTGGCGTTCGCGGTACTCTCGCTTTCTGGCTCTGCCACGAGCGTGGTCCTGCTGTTCGCGCTTGTCATCCTGATGGGGTTCGCGCGTGGATTCGGCGATCCGGCCTCCAGCGCCTTCGAGACGCGAATCGTGCCGCCTGGCGCGTACGTGAATGCCTCCGCGTGGCTCGGCAGTGTCGGCCAGGCAGCGGGCATTCTCGGGCCGATCCTGGGTGGGGTGATCCTCGCGCAATTCGGGGCGAGCAGCACCTACCTGCTGATGGCCGCGCTGTATGGCGTGTCGTGGCTGGCGTTGTGGCGCATTCCGCGCATTCCGCCCGCCGCACCTGCCGGTCGGGATGGGGTTCGCGCGAGCATCGGGGCAGGCTTGCGGTTCGTCGTGCGTGATCAGGTGCTGTTCGGGTCGATGGCGCTCGATCTGCTCGCAGTGCTCTTCGGTGGGGCCATCGCGCTGCTGCCGATCTTCGCCACGGACCTCCTAGCGGTCGGACCGAGCGGCCTGGGGGTACTGCTGGCCGCACCGTCGGTCGGGGCGCTCGTGGTGATGCTGTGGATGACGCGCTTTCCGCCGTTGCGGCACACCGGCCGCTGGCTGGTGCTGAGCGTCGCGCTGTTCGGTGTCGCGATGATCGTGTTCGCCGTATCGCGCGTGTTCTGGCTGTCGTGGCTGGCGCTGGCATTCAGCGGCGCCTTCGACGGCGTGAACATGCTGATTCGCCGGGCGATCGTGCGGACCCGCACGCCGGATGACATGCGCGGCCGTGTCGGCGCGGTGAGTCTGGTGTTCATCGGGACCAGCAATGAGATCGGGGCGCTGGAGAGCGGCGTGGCGTCTCACTTTCTGGGCGTGGTGCGCGCGACGGTGTTTGGTGGGCTGGTGACCCTCGCGATCGCGGCGGGTGCGGGGTGGCGCTGGCAGGAACTGACGGCGTGGGAGCTCGAGCAGGAGTACAAACGTCACGCGACGAGCGAAGCGCAGCCCGCCTGA
- a CDS encoding ABC transporter permease, whose translation MSAPQPHVLPDRAPRRTSPGLLARVTRNPLGLLGLLLTLGVLLLALGAPLLSPVGPLDQQILERFKPPSVSHPLGTDQFGRDTLARILYGYRASLSVAVAAVTIALLVGGSLGVIAAFMGGWLDRLIMRVMDVLLAFPVILLAIGIVAVLGQGQFNTALAIGVVYIPTFARLLRGPALVLKASDYVSAAQALGARDARIIFRHILPNITAVVLVQTSLALSTAILVEASLSFLGLGTQPPHPSLGLMLSESRTFLTLQPWPAVFSGLAILLASLGFNLLGDSLRDILDPRLRGRD comes from the coding sequence GTGAGCGCGCCGCAACCACACGTGCTCCCGGACCGCGCGCCCCGCCGTACATCACCCGGCCTGCTGGCGCGCGTGACGCGCAACCCGCTGGGACTGCTCGGCCTGCTGCTGACCCTGGGCGTGCTGCTGCTCGCCCTTGGCGCCCCCCTGCTCAGTCCGGTCGGGCCACTCGACCAGCAGATCCTCGAGCGCTTCAAGCCTCCCAGCGTCAGCCACCCGCTGGGCACCGACCAGTTCGGACGCGATACGCTCGCGCGCATCCTGTACGGGTACCGCGCTTCACTCAGCGTCGCGGTTGCCGCGGTGACCATCGCCCTGCTCGTCGGTGGCTCGCTCGGCGTGATCGCGGCGTTCATGGGAGGCTGGCTTGACCGGCTGATCATGCGGGTCATGGACGTCCTGCTCGCCTTCCCGGTGATTCTGCTGGCCATTGGCATCGTCGCGGTGCTCGGTCAGGGTCAGTTCAACACGGCCCTGGCGATTGGCGTGGTGTACATTCCCACCTTCGCCCGCTTGTTGCGTGGGCCCGCGCTGGTGCTCAAGGCAAGCGATTACGTCAGTGCCGCCCAGGCCCTCGGGGCTCGTGATGCCCGAATCATCTTCCGTCACATCCTGCCGAACATCACCGCGGTCGTGCTGGTCCAGACGTCCCTGGCGCTTTCCACCGCCATTCTGGTGGAAGCCTCGCTGTCCTTCCTCGGGCTGGGCACCCAACCGCCCCATCCCAGTCTGGGCTTGATGCTCTCCGAGTCACGCACGTTCCTGACCTTGCAGCCCTGGCCGGCCGTGTTCAGCGGACTGGCAATCCTGCTTGCTTCACTGGGTTTCAACCTGCTGGGCGACAGCCTGCGTGACATTCTCGATCCGCGCCTGCGCGGCCGCGACTGA
- a CDS encoding ABC transporter permease, whose protein sequence is MLTYLIKRLLDLLIVLFGVSILVFLMIRLIPGDAVQIMLGANIEVTPEQIAQLRARLGLDRPILLQYWSWLGNALRGDLGESVWTGAPISREILGRLPVTLELTLLPLLLATLLAVPLGILTAAWRNSTLERVIRFVTIAGITTPAFWLGTLFIYIAFVLAPGWPTIGYVPFSQDPLGHFSRLILPTIALALPMLAGLVRILRSSLLEVLGQDFIRTARSKGLPERRVLYKHALRNALVPLLTVLGIQAGYLFGGAIVIEQVFAIPGFGRLIVGAINERNYALVQGAILVVTAGFVVINFFVDLLYSVVDPRVEYA, encoded by the coding sequence ATGCTGACTTACCTGATCAAACGCCTGCTGGATCTCCTGATCGTGCTGTTCGGCGTCTCCATCCTGGTCTTTTTGATGATCCGCCTGATTCCCGGAGACGCGGTGCAGATCATGCTGGGCGCGAATATCGAAGTCACGCCCGAACAGATCGCCCAACTGCGCGCCCGGCTCGGACTTGACCGTCCCATCCTGCTGCAGTACTGGAGTTGGCTGGGCAACGCGCTGCGCGGCGACCTCGGGGAGAGCGTCTGGACGGGCGCGCCGATCAGCCGGGAAATCCTGGGGCGTCTGCCCGTCACGCTGGAACTCACGCTGCTGCCGCTGCTGCTCGCAACGCTCCTCGCGGTGCCGCTGGGCATCCTGACGGCCGCGTGGCGCAACTCGACCCTCGAGCGCGTCATTCGCTTCGTCACGATCGCCGGCATCACCACCCCGGCCTTCTGGCTCGGCACACTCTTCATTTACATCGCTTTCGTGCTCGCTCCCGGTTGGCCGACCATCGGGTACGTCCCCTTCAGCCAGGATCCCCTCGGTCACTTCTCACGCCTGATCCTGCCCACCATCGCACTCGCCTTGCCAATGCTCGCCGGGCTGGTGCGCATCCTGCGGTCCTCGCTGCTGGAAGTGCTCGGGCAGGACTTCATCCGCACGGCGCGCTCCAAAGGCCTCCCGGAACGCCGGGTGCTGTACAAGCACGCGCTGCGCAACGCCCTGGTGCCGCTGCTGACCGTCCTGGGCATTCAGGCCGGGTACCTGTTCGGCGGCGCCATCGTGATCGAGCAGGTGTTCGCCATTCCCGGGTTCGGTCGTTTGATCGTCGGTGCGATCAACGAGCGCAATTACGCCCTGGTGCAGGGCGCCATCCTGGTGGTCACGGCAGGTTTCGTGGTGATCAACTTCTTCGTTGACTTGCTGTACTCGGTGGTGGATCCCCGGGTGGAGTACGCGTGA
- a CDS encoding ABC transporter substrate-binding protein: MKYLTVSLLSATLGLGAACAQPVDRGGTLQLAVDQSPVGLDPHLATAFSTFAITGQVYEGLLEVDAKLKLRPLLASKHIKSDDGLTYTFTLRQGVKFHNGNPLTAEDVVYTMDRIKDPKLASPLASRLSAVKDIRASGPNEVTFVLSKPFAPFLSEVATIGIVDKEYVSGGGDLQRKAVGTGPFRLQEWVPDTYVQLEKNPSYWVKNQPYLDALKYNIVPDASTRQLGLQSGTYHFLPTIDASLAVNLKNTPSVQLLKSQDLAYNLLGMNTTRKPFNDPRVREALNYAVNRPELVEAVYFGDAVPAGPIPAALNTLATPTSNFGCYSYNPARARQLLRDAGYPNGVNFDLLTFSTIKTVADTAQVLQAQLAKAGFNAKIDVQEFGNFVQNWRNSNFDAFVSLNGGSVDPDGHLYRHLISGGSTNVFKYSDATVDKLLEQGRTSSSSANRLRTYAQLQKILACRGPIAFLAHGTLYSAARQNVKGFTPNPTRSLSSFKTTWLDQ, from the coding sequence ATGAAGTACCTCACCGTTTCACTTTTGTCCGCCACCCTCGGCCTCGGCGCCGCTTGCGCCCAGCCGGTCGATCGTGGTGGCACCCTGCAACTCGCCGTCGATCAGTCTCCCGTGGGTCTTGATCCGCACCTCGCTACGGCCTTCTCCACCTTCGCCATCACCGGGCAAGTGTACGAAGGCCTGCTCGAAGTCGATGCCAAGCTGAAACTTCGCCCGCTGCTGGCCAGCAAGCACATCAAAAGCGACGACGGCCTGACGTACACCTTCACCTTGCGTCAAGGCGTCAAATTTCATAACGGCAATCCGCTCACCGCGGAAGACGTGGTCTACACCATGGACCGCATCAAGGACCCCAAACTCGCCTCGCCGCTCGCCAGCCGCCTCAGCGCGGTGAAGGACATCAGGGCCAGCGGTCCGAACGAAGTGACGTTCGTCCTCAGCAAACCCTTCGCCCCGTTCCTCAGCGAAGTGGCCACCATCGGCATCGTCGACAAGGAGTACGTCAGCGGTGGCGGCGATCTGCAACGCAAAGCCGTCGGGACCGGCCCGTTCCGCCTGCAGGAGTGGGTCCCGGACACGTACGTGCAGCTGGAGAAGAATCCCAGCTACTGGGTGAAGAACCAGCCCTACCTCGACGCGCTCAAGTACAACATCGTCCCGGACGCCTCCACCCGTCAGCTCGGCTTGCAAAGCGGCACGTACCACTTCCTGCCCACCATTGACGCCAGTCTGGCCGTCAACCTCAAAAACACGCCCAGCGTGCAGCTGCTCAAATCCCAGGACCTCGCGTACAACCTGCTCGGGATGAACACCACCCGCAAACCCTTCAACGATCCGCGGGTCCGCGAAGCCCTCAATTACGCCGTCAACCGTCCTGAGCTGGTGGAAGCGGTGTATTTCGGTGACGCCGTTCCGGCCGGGCCGATTCCCGCCGCGCTGAATACCCTCGCCACGCCCACGAGCAACTTCGGCTGCTACAGTTACAATCCCGCGCGCGCCAGGCAACTGCTGCGTGACGCCGGCTACCCCAACGGCGTGAACTTCGACCTGCTGACATTCTCTACCATCAAAACCGTCGCGGACACCGCTCAGGTCCTGCAAGCCCAGCTCGCCAAAGCCGGCTTCAACGCGAAGATCGACGTGCAGGAATTCGGGAATTTCGTGCAGAACTGGCGAAACTCCAACTTCGATGCCTTCGTCTCCCTGAACGGTGGCAGCGTCGATCCGGACGGACACCTGTACCGCCACCTCATTTCCGGCGGCTCCACCAACGTCTTCAAGTACAGTGACGCCACCGTCGATAAGCTGCTCGAGCAGGGACGCACGTCGAGCAGCAGCGCCAACCGCCTGCGCACGTACGCGCAGCTGCAGAAGATTCTGGCGTGCCGTGGGCCCATCGCTTTCCTCGCGCACGGCACCCTCTACTCTGCCGCGCGTCAGAACGTGAAAGGCTTCACGCCCAACCCCACGCGGTCACTGTCCTCTTTCAAGACCACCTGGCTGGACCAGTAA
- a CDS encoding GntR family transcriptional regulator, whose protein sequence is MPSRKPDPQLRTPQYIQIGNLLRDALQRGEWSENAALPSERQLAQKLGISRITVRRALSLLETHGDIVRKRGLGTFPAKRIEQPLASLTGFSDDMRARGLTPSSRWVQRQLGRPTPQEAMALGLAPDIRVARLIRVRYANAEPVAVECATLASHHLPPLENLGDSLYAALRAHGVHPVRALQRIRAVALRGYEASLLGMHVGAPALFTQRVTYLADGTPLEFTTAHHHGDKYDFIIEMQGVRP, encoded by the coding sequence ATGCCCAGCCGCAAACCGGATCCCCAGCTCCGTACCCCGCAGTACATTCAAATCGGCAACCTCCTGCGTGACGCCCTCCAGCGCGGCGAATGGAGCGAAAACGCCGCGCTTCCCTCGGAGCGCCAGCTGGCGCAGAAACTCGGGATTTCCCGCATCACGGTCCGCCGCGCCCTCAGCCTGCTCGAAACTCACGGTGACATCGTACGGAAACGCGGCTTGGGTACCTTCCCCGCCAAGCGCATCGAACAACCCCTCGCCAGCCTGACCGGCTTCAGTGATGACATGCGCGCCCGCGGACTCACGCCCTCCTCCAGATGGGTGCAGCGACAGCTTGGCCGGCCAACTCCGCAGGAAGCCATGGCGCTCGGTCTCGCTCCGGACATCCGCGTCGCCCGCCTCATCCGGGTGCGGTATGCCAATGCTGAACCCGTCGCCGTGGAATGCGCCACCCTCGCCAGCCATCACCTCCCCCCACTCGAAAACCTCGGCGATTCGCTCTACGCCGCCCTGCGGGCCCACGGTGTGCACCCCGTGCGGGCCTTGCAGCGCATCCGCGCGGTCGCCCTGCGGGGCTACGAAGCGTCACTGCTCGGCATGCACGTCGGCGCGCCTGCCCTGTTCACGCAACGCGTCACTTACCTCGCGGACGGCACTCCACTCGAATTCACGACCGCGCATCACCACGGCGACAAGTACGACTTCATCATCGAGATGCAAGGTGTTCGCCCGTGA
- a CDS encoding anhydro-N-acetylmuramic acid kinase, whose translation MTRAPRLLGLMNGTSVDGIDAVLLELPGWPAVGEAGSPAELHGPAPRARILAHRYTPFRDDLRDALLRASRNNANTSEITQLHFWLGETLADAAAELSPDADLIASHGQTIHHIPHLDEQHGWHTRSTLQIGEASLIAERTGKPVLSDFRPPDLAAGGQAAPLVPFADRILYAEHGVRRAIHNLGGISNLTYLPGLDAHGVLAFDTGPANALIDEAAELFERRYDDSGKMAASGRVADTLVQTWLREPYLQLAPPKSTGRERWNLQRLPGVFELDARDIAATVTAFSAASIADAYHHFVLPRGLDEIIVAGGGAYNPTLMGQLRDALAPIPVLTFEERGWNSSAREAAAFGILGYYAYQGWPNTLPHTTGARHAVIAGKLSRPPREHS comes from the coding sequence GTGACGCGCGCACCCCGCCTGCTCGGCCTGATGAACGGCACCAGCGTTGACGGCATCGACGCCGTACTGCTCGAACTCCCCGGTTGGCCGGCCGTCGGTGAAGCCGGCTCTCCCGCCGAACTGCACGGACCCGCGCCACGCGCCCGCATCCTCGCGCACCGCTACACGCCCTTTCGGGACGATTTGCGTGACGCCCTGCTGCGTGCCAGCCGCAATAACGCCAACACCAGCGAAATCACCCAACTGCACTTCTGGCTGGGCGAAACACTCGCGGACGCCGCCGCGGAACTCTCACCGGACGCTGATCTGATCGCCAGTCACGGACAGACCATACATCACATCCCGCACCTCGACGAGCAGCACGGCTGGCACACCCGTTCGACCCTGCAGATCGGTGAAGCTTCCCTGATCGCCGAGCGCACCGGGAAACCCGTGCTGTCCGACTTCCGCCCGCCCGACCTGGCGGCCGGCGGGCAAGCCGCGCCTCTCGTGCCATTCGCGGACCGCATTCTGTACGCCGAACACGGCGTGCGACGCGCCATCCACAATCTTGGGGGGATCAGTAACCTGACGTACCTCCCGGGCCTCGACGCGCACGGCGTGCTGGCTTTCGATACCGGACCCGCGAACGCATTGATCGACGAAGCGGCCGAGTTGTTCGAGCGGCGCTACGATGACAGCGGAAAGATGGCCGCCAGTGGTCGCGTGGCCGACACGCTCGTCCAGACCTGGCTGCGCGAACCTTACCTGCAACTCGCTCCGCCCAAAAGCACGGGACGTGAACGCTGGAACCTGCAACGCCTGCCGGGCGTATTTGAGCTCGATGCGCGCGATATCGCCGCGACCGTCACGGCCTTCAGTGCCGCCAGCATCGCCGACGCCTACCACCACTTCGTGCTTCCACGGGGACTCGACGAGATCATCGTCGCGGGCGGCGGGGCGTACAATCCGACCTTGATGGGTCAGCTGCGCGACGCCCTCGCACCCATTCCTGTGCTGACCTTCGAAGAGCGCGGCTGGAACTCCAGCGCGCGCGAAGCCGCTGCCTTCGGGATTCTCGGTTACTACGCCTATCAAGGCTGGCCGAACACCCTACCGCACACCACGGGTGCACGGCACGCCGTGATCGCCGGGAAGCTCTCACGTCCACCCCGCGAACATTCATGA